A part of Paenibacillus sp. sptzw28 genomic DNA contains:
- a CDS encoding ABC transporter ATP-binding protein, which translates to MSFVTRLQWFFKSRWASYAIAVGLMTCVSLLSIIPPKMIGNTIDHIGKGDLTASGLSQTVLLLVGLSLLLYVMVYTWITTLFGNSALIEKLLRGRLLAHLTRMTPAFFQRNSTGQLMALATNDVLAIGQTAGYGVMTLVNTLVGASVVIVTMISLISFKLMLAALIPLPALVFVISKLGNQVRNRFLEAQASFGKMNDHALESISGIRVIRSYVQEDHDLSAFDKMTSEVMNKNKQVSILNALFQPIISLIVGVSYSIGIGYGSYLVFDGQITLGQLISFNIYLGMLIWPMISFGEFINVLQRGSASADRLDTALAQPADVLEPEAPTAVEAPTRIEMKKLSFTYPTSSHPSLNEISFRLERGQTLGIVGKTGSGKSTLLKQLLRQFPVEQGKLLISGVPVEQIALDQMKRWVAYVPQEHLLLSKSIRDNIALGKPDASHSQIARAVEMASFTQDIAQMPEGLETIVGENGVMLSGGQKQRLAIARALLIDSEILLLDDSLSAVDARTESRILHHIRQERAGKTTLITTHRLSAVSHANWILVLDEGRILEEGTHDELMMLGGWYKEQWERQQMEASLEE; encoded by the coding sequence TTGTCATTCGTGACTCGGCTGCAGTGGTTTTTCAAATCGAGATGGGCCAGCTATGCGATAGCCGTGGGATTAATGACTTGCGTCAGCCTGCTGTCTATCATACCGCCGAAAATGATCGGGAACACGATTGACCATATCGGAAAAGGGGATTTGACGGCATCGGGTTTAAGCCAAACCGTGTTATTACTGGTTGGACTTTCCCTGCTTCTATATGTAATGGTCTATACATGGATTACGACCCTGTTCGGCAACTCGGCGCTGATCGAGAAGCTGCTCAGAGGACGGCTCCTCGCGCATTTGACCCGGATGACTCCGGCCTTCTTCCAGAGGAACAGCACTGGGCAGCTGATGGCGCTGGCGACCAACGACGTACTGGCCATCGGCCAGACGGCGGGATATGGCGTAATGACGCTCGTTAACACGCTGGTTGGCGCTTCCGTCGTCATTGTTACCATGATTTCCTTGATCAGCTTCAAATTAATGCTCGCGGCGCTGATCCCGCTGCCTGCTCTGGTCTTCGTAATTAGTAAACTTGGCAATCAAGTAAGAAACCGGTTTCTTGAGGCGCAAGCCTCTTTCGGCAAAATGAACGACCACGCGCTGGAATCGATTTCCGGCATCCGCGTCATTCGTTCCTATGTGCAGGAAGATCATGACCTCTCCGCTTTCGACAAAATGACCTCTGAGGTTATGAATAAGAACAAGCAAGTATCAATTCTAAACGCGCTCTTTCAGCCGATTATTTCATTGATCGTAGGAGTAAGCTATTCGATTGGCATAGGCTACGGCTCTTATCTGGTATTCGACGGGCAAATTACGCTCGGACAACTGATCTCATTTAACATTTATTTGGGAATGCTCATCTGGCCGATGATTTCCTTCGGCGAATTTATTAATGTGCTGCAGCGCGGGAGCGCCTCGGCGGATCGTTTGGACACGGCTTTGGCCCAGCCGGCGGATGTGCTGGAGCCTGAAGCGCCGACCGCAGTCGAAGCGCCAACGCGTATCGAGATGAAGAAGCTGTCCTTCACCTATCCTACATCCAGCCATCCCAGCCTTAATGAAATTTCCTTCCGCCTGGAGCGGGGGCAGACGCTTGGGATTGTAGGAAAGACAGGAAGCGGGAAGAGTACGCTGCTCAAGCAGCTGCTACGCCAATTTCCGGTTGAACAGGGAAAGCTGCTTATCTCGGGAGTTCCGGTTGAACAGATTGCTTTGGACCAGATGAAGCGCTGGGTCGCATATGTGCCGCAGGAGCATCTGCTGTTGTCCAAATCGATTCGGGATAATATCGCCCTGGGCAAGCCCGACGCCTCGCACAGCCAGATTGCCAGAGCGGTGGAGATGGCGTCGTTTACCCAGGATATAGCGCAAATGCCTGAGGGACTGGAGACGATAGTAGGCGAGAACGGCGTTATGCTGTCCGGCGGACAAAAGCAGCGTCTTGCAATTGCGAGAGCGCTCCTCATCGACTCGGAAATTCTGCTGCTCGATGATTCTTTATCGGCTGTGGATGCGAGGACGGAGAGCCGGATACTCCATCATATCCGGCAGGAACGTGCGGGTAAAACAACATTAATTACGACGCACCGTCTATCCGCGGTCAGTCATGCGAATTGGATCCTTGTGCTCGATGAAGGACGGATACTGGAAGAAGGCACCCATGATGAGCTTATGATGCTTGGCGGCTGGTACAAGGAGCAATGGGAGCGCCAGCAGATGGAAGCAAGCCTGGAGGAATAA
- the rhaB gene encoding rhamnulokinase, with protein sequence MGVLAFDLGASSGRAVAGRLNCGLLTIEEIHRFSNIPVQLPGHLHWDILNLFREIKQGLLKSRSLGYPLQSVAIDTWALDFGLIDRKGELLGNPYHYRDGQTEGMMDQVFEVISREEIFSRTGIQFMPVNTLYHLFAMKRNRSHLLEQADRFLMIPDLLRYFLTGEAYTEYTNATTTQLFHAGSRTWDTRILGLLDIPAHLFGSIIQPAAFAGTVLPSISKELSLPPLPVIAACEHDTASAVVAVPTVDRDFAYISCGTWSLMGTELSEPLLSPKALGYNFTNEGGIGGTYRFLKNIMGLWILQECRRIWEQENKPFTFPDLIEAATHARPLQAFIDPDHLTFLRPDHMPEQIMQYCRDTKQPVPHSEGEIVRCIMESLALKYRMVLEMTEELTGKKFKGLHIVGGGSHNSMLCQFTANAIARPVWAGPAEATAIGNIIVQYMAHEQIGTVREAREIVKKSFPLVTYEPDDADEWNDAYARYRSLIG encoded by the coding sequence ATGGGCGTATTGGCTTTCGATCTCGGCGCAAGCAGCGGCAGAGCGGTAGCGGGCCGGTTAAACTGCGGCCTGCTGACAATCGAGGAAATCCACCGGTTTTCCAATATCCCGGTGCAGCTGCCGGGTCATCTTCATTGGGATATCCTGAATTTATTTCGGGAAATCAAACAAGGCCTGCTTAAATCCCGAAGCCTCGGCTATCCTCTGCAAAGTGTGGCAATCGATACCTGGGCGCTGGATTTCGGCCTCATTGACCGCAAGGGTGAGCTGCTGGGAAATCCCTACCACTACCGCGATGGTCAGACTGAGGGAATGATGGACCAGGTATTCGAGGTAATCAGCAGGGAAGAGATTTTCTCCCGGACGGGAATTCAATTTATGCCGGTCAATACGCTGTACCATCTGTTTGCAATGAAAAGAAACCGCTCTCATCTACTCGAGCAAGCAGACCGGTTCTTAATGATTCCCGATTTACTGCGGTATTTTCTTACGGGCGAAGCTTATACCGAATATACGAATGCTACTACCACCCAGCTTTTCCATGCCGGTTCCCGCACATGGGACACCAGAATTCTGGGCCTGCTGGATATTCCGGCGCACTTGTTCGGCTCGATTATACAGCCGGCCGCCTTCGCCGGAACTGTGCTCCCTTCGATCAGCAAGGAGCTGTCACTTCCTCCCCTGCCGGTCATTGCCGCCTGTGAGCACGACACGGCATCAGCCGTTGTAGCAGTTCCCACGGTTGATCGGGACTTCGCTTATATAAGCTGCGGGACGTGGTCCCTTATGGGCACCGAACTGAGCGAGCCCCTTCTCTCCCCCAAGGCGCTCGGGTACAATTTCACCAATGAGGGCGGAATCGGGGGTACTTACCGCTTCTTGAAGAATATTATGGGTCTTTGGATTCTCCAGGAATGCAGACGGATATGGGAACAGGAGAACAAACCCTTCACATTCCCGGATTTAATAGAAGCCGCCACTCACGCCAGGCCGCTGCAAGCGTTCATCGACCCGGACCACCTGACGTTTCTCCGCCCTGATCATATGCCTGAGCAAATTATGCAGTATTGCCGGGATACGAAGCAGCCGGTTCCGCATAGCGAGGGAGAAATCGTCCGCTGTATTATGGAGAGTCTGGCACTTAAATACAGAATGGTTCTGGAAATGACGGAGGAGCTTACGGGCAAGAAATTCAAAGGGCTTCACATCGTAGGCGGAGGATCGCATAACTCGATGCTTTGTCAGTTTACGGCCAACGCAATTGCGCGGCCCGTGTGGGCAGGTCCCGCGGAAGCGACCGCAATCGGGAATATCATCGTACAATATATGGCGCATGAGCAAATAGGTACTGTCCGGGAGGCGCGGGAAATTGTTAAAAAATCGTTTCCTCTCGTAACGTACGAGCCCGACGATGCCGATGAGTGGAACGATGCTTATGCCAGATATCGCAGTCTCATCGGTTAA
- a CDS encoding FGGY-family carbohydrate kinase, with translation MPANYSMFIGVDIGTQGLRVVAMDHTGQVYSTVKETFSWTDNREQQDPNVWWAALVNALQKLRRELGSMNSPAHHIKAISVTSTSGTVIPLDRNYEPLHSALMYSDKRSLAEAEACSAASGLSFNSSFGLPKMVWFGNQYPDRAERIHLWSHAADFIIGRLSGVWGVTDYTNALKSGYDLVNEQWPDYIHSLLHIPAYQLPQVIPPGRTLGGLSAEVARMTGLPQSIQVVAGMTDGCASQVASGCAKPGDWNTTIGTTLVVKGITLKPIQDPLGRVYNHKHPQGYWMPGGASNTGADWITRDYGSSDLSELNQEAKKWLPTPWLSYPLVQTGERFPFLSAAARGFDSDGITPQQRFAARLEGVAYIERLSYECIESLSSEKVDSIYTAGGGSLSDVWLNIRSNILNKPIYKMKHVEGAVGAAIIAASNTEFGSLDEAVRRMVQVDKCFEPGTLREAYHENYYRFIDVLKAKGYLESAI, from the coding sequence ATGCCGGCCAATTACAGCATGTTCATCGGCGTAGATATCGGAACACAGGGTTTGCGCGTTGTCGCTATGGACCACACAGGGCAGGTTTACTCCACGGTGAAAGAGACCTTCTCATGGACGGATAACAGAGAGCAGCAGGATCCGAATGTGTGGTGGGCGGCACTTGTTAACGCCCTTCAGAAATTGCGCCGCGAACTCGGAAGTATGAACTCGCCGGCGCACCATATTAAAGCGATTTCCGTTACTTCCACTTCCGGAACCGTTATACCGCTTGATCGAAATTATGAGCCGCTTCATTCCGCCCTAATGTACAGCGACAAGCGCTCGCTTGCGGAAGCAGAGGCATGCTCGGCGGCATCGGGCTTGTCCTTCAATTCTTCCTTCGGTCTTCCCAAGATGGTTTGGTTTGGGAATCAATACCCTGACCGGGCGGAGCGCATTCATCTTTGGAGCCATGCAGCCGACTTTATTATCGGCAGATTAAGCGGAGTCTGGGGAGTTACGGATTACACCAACGCTTTGAAAAGCGGATACGATCTGGTGAATGAACAATGGCCGGATTACATTCACTCGCTCCTGCATATTCCGGCATATCAACTGCCGCAGGTTATTCCTCCCGGGAGAACGTTAGGCGGCCTGTCCGCAGAAGTGGCCCGGATGACCGGTCTTCCTCAGAGCATACAGGTCGTGGCGGGGATGACCGACGGCTGCGCCTCGCAGGTCGCTTCCGGATGCGCGAAGCCGGGGGACTGGAACACAACGATCGGCACTACTTTAGTCGTCAAAGGGATCACCTTGAAGCCGATTCAAGATCCGCTTGGACGCGTTTATAATCATAAGCATCCCCAAGGCTATTGGATGCCGGGCGGGGCAAGCAATACAGGTGCAGATTGGATTACGCGCGACTACGGCTCTTCGGACTTGTCCGAGCTGAATCAGGAGGCGAAGAAGTGGCTTCCGACTCCCTGGCTCAGCTATCCGCTTGTGCAGACAGGAGAGCGCTTTCCTTTCCTGTCCGCTGCGGCCCGCGGCTTTGACTCGGACGGAATAACGCCGCAGCAGCGGTTTGCCGCACGCCTCGAGGGAGTGGCGTATATCGAGCGCTTATCCTATGAATGTATTGAATCGTTGTCATCGGAGAAAGTGGACAGCATTTACACGGCAGGCGGCGGCAGCTTAAGCGATGTGTGGCTCAATATCCGCAGCAATATTTTGAATAAACCGATCTATAAGATGAAGCATGTCGAGGGCGCAGTCGGCGCCGCGATCATTGCCGCTTCGAACACGGAATTCGGCTCATTGGACGAGGCCGTGCGCCGGATGGTGCAGGTCGACAAATGTTTCGAACCGGGGACGCTTCGCGAAGCCTATCATGAGAATTACTACAGATTTATAGACGTCTTAAAGGCGAAAGGATACTTGGAGAGTGCTATTTGA
- a CDS encoding histidine phosphatase family protein translates to MNGKGSVLSMTRFYILRHGETQWNHQGNKYCGISDIPLNDTGKMQALQAAAALKQTSFAAVYCSPLQRSRETGQIIGKILHATPIADERVREIDFGAWEGKTRQEIELEYAEEWNEWLQNPGTTPAGVTGESANEVWLRYHSFIKDKSFEHAGESVLVVGHNTSNRMLFAGSLELPFNKYRSFVQHNAGISVLESEQDELRWIHINLTANNHSPL, encoded by the coding sequence TTGAACGGGAAAGGCAGTGTGCTGAGCATGACGCGATTTTACATTTTGAGACATGGGGAAACGCAGTGGAATCATCAGGGGAACAAATACTGCGGCATTTCCGACATCCCGCTGAACGATACGGGAAAAATGCAGGCTCTGCAGGCAGCGGCTGCTTTGAAACAAACATCCTTTGCCGCTGTTTACTGTTCCCCTCTGCAAAGATCCCGGGAAACGGGGCAAATCATTGGTAAGATTCTTCATGCGACGCCAATCGCCGACGAACGGGTTCGTGAAATTGATTTCGGGGCCTGGGAAGGAAAAACCAGACAGGAGATCGAATTGGAATACGCTGAAGAATGGAATGAGTGGCTGCAAAATCCCGGCACTACTCCGGCCGGGGTTACCGGCGAGTCAGCGAATGAAGTATGGTTACGATACCATTCCTTTATCAAGGATAAGAGCTTTGAGCATGCAGGGGAATCCGTGCTGGTCGTTGGTCACAATACCTCCAATCGAATGCTCTTTGCCGGTTCGCTCGAACTGCCTTTCAACAAATATCGAAGCTTTGTTCAACATAATGCGGGCATATCCGTTCTCGAATCCGAACAGGATGAACTCCGCTGGATACACATCAATCTGACGGCGAATAATCACTCTCCATTATAG
- a CDS encoding sugar phosphate isomerase/epimerase: MGIKFGCHGYTWQMSYEQHKDELPHILSVIEEGGFKGLDTQVAMLGRFYDHPLKLKEEMQHRNLELAALTLSLSWRETEETDEERRLADYFIGYLANFPNALLNVVPTPGRNRDGLAERQRNIINCVNSLAKRAQDHGIVCSFHPNSPPGSVFRTKEDYELLFDGLDTRVIGYTPDAGHIACGGMDAAEIIETYSSLIKHVHFKDASADDVWKAMGEGVIDFPRIVRHLRDTGYNGWIMVEEESEKAVADPDGAMMENSKYVKEQLIPIVQQGAIGN; the protein is encoded by the coding sequence ATGGGTATAAAATTTGGCTGCCATGGTTATACGTGGCAAATGTCCTACGAACAGCATAAGGATGAGCTTCCTCATATCCTCAGCGTAATCGAGGAGGGGGGATTCAAAGGTCTTGATACACAGGTGGCTATGCTGGGACGGTTTTACGATCACCCCTTGAAGCTGAAGGAAGAAATGCAGCACCGAAACCTTGAGCTCGCCGCATTGACTCTCTCCTTATCATGGAGGGAAACGGAAGAGACTGACGAGGAGCGCAGGCTGGCGGATTACTTTATCGGTTATCTTGCCAATTTTCCCAACGCTTTGCTAAACGTGGTGCCGACCCCTGGCCGTAACCGCGATGGATTAGCGGAGCGCCAACGGAACATTATCAATTGCGTAAACTCACTTGCCAAGAGGGCGCAGGACCACGGTATCGTTTGCTCGTTCCACCCCAATTCACCGCCGGGCTCGGTCTTCCGGACCAAAGAGGATTATGAACTGCTCTTCGATGGTCTGGACACACGTGTTATCGGCTATACGCCTGATGCAGGCCACATCGCCTGCGGAGGGATGGACGCAGCGGAAATAATAGAAACCTACAGCTCGCTGATCAAGCACGTTCACTTTAAGGATGCCTCGGCAGATGATGTGTGGAAGGCGATGGGCGAAGGTGTGATTGATTTTCCGCGTATTGTACGGCACCTGAGGGACACCGGATATAACGGCTGGATTATGGTGGAGGAAGAATCCGAGAAAGCGGTGGCGGACCCGGACGGCGCTATGATGGAGAACAGCAAGTATGTGAAGGAGCAATTAATCCCGATTGTTCAACAAGGCGCTATTGGAAACTGA
- a CDS encoding DeoR/GlpR family DNA-binding transcription regulator: MDERHQKILEILDEEKSVDIHYLKQVLAVSEPTIRNDLRFLESENKLQRIHGGAIQLPKTKEVSYSQRAVVRQSEKERIGRAAREFIQKGETVFLDAGSTIMALAEQLPSGFEFNAVTAALHIALEAGKHPNVSVHLVGGMLRSSLQELIGPKAIQGIREVHAHKVFLSISGVDLAKGITENHVFSAEVKKAMVESADQVILLADSSKMGKVYFADVLPLTEVDVIITDSGISPEFHQSLLDMGVEVIIA, from the coding sequence GTGGATGAAAGGCACCAGAAGATACTCGAAATACTCGACGAAGAAAAGTCCGTCGATATTCATTATTTAAAACAGGTCTTGGCCGTATCTGAACCGACCATCAGAAACGATCTGCGTTTTCTTGAATCTGAAAACAAGCTGCAGAGAATTCACGGCGGAGCTATTCAGTTACCCAAGACAAAAGAAGTGTCTTACAGCCAGAGAGCGGTAGTCCGGCAGAGTGAGAAGGAGCGAATCGGCCGGGCTGCGCGGGAATTTATTCAGAAGGGCGAAACGGTGTTCCTGGATGCCGGGTCAACGATCATGGCGCTTGCGGAGCAGCTGCCTTCCGGATTTGAATTTAACGCGGTAACAGCCGCCCTCCATATCGCGCTCGAAGCAGGCAAGCATCCGAATGTGTCGGTTCACCTGGTAGGCGGAATGCTCCGTTCCTCCCTTCAGGAACTCATCGGGCCTAAGGCGATTCAAGGAATCCGGGAGGTTCATGCTCATAAGGTCTTTCTTAGCATCAGCGGGGTTGACCTTGCCAAGGGGATTACCGAAAACCATGTCTTCTCCGCCGAAGTGAAGAAGGCCATGGTTGAATCGGCCGATCAGGTTATTCTGCTCGCCGATTCGAGCAAGATGGGGAAAGTTTATTTTGCAGACGTTCTGCCGCTTACCGAAGTCGATGTCATTATTACCGACAGCGGGATATCGCCGGAATTTCATCAATCCTTATTAGACATGGGTGTTGAGGTTATTATTGCGTGA
- a CDS encoding class II aldolase/adducin family protein: MTSSITSQVMKELSFYGTKIVQKNLAVGPGGNISAREGKTMWISPSGLALDEITEDQWVAVDIETGHYQHPTLKPSSEIAMHLYIYRKRPDVNAVVHTHPPVTIAVISSGYDEIPFMFPDHVALVGKLSSIDYVVPCSEELAQAVIQSITPSSTGLLLKNHGLITIGSTFKQAYYRTELVEDAARVFWMAKLMGTPRILTGEEAGEILGLEAEKYRQKLLDTKLGG; this comes from the coding sequence ATGACTTCATCGATTACTTCTCAAGTAATGAAAGAGCTAAGCTTTTACGGGACCAAGATCGTTCAGAAGAATCTTGCTGTCGGCCCCGGAGGGAACATCAGCGCCCGGGAAGGAAAAACGATGTGGATTTCGCCAAGCGGTCTGGCTTTGGACGAAATCACCGAGGACCAGTGGGTCGCCGTCGATATCGAGACAGGTCATTATCAGCATCCGACGCTGAAGCCATCGTCCGAAATAGCCATGCATCTATACATTTACAGGAAGCGCCCGGATGTTAACGCGGTCGTTCATACACATCCCCCGGTCACGATAGCAGTAATCAGTTCCGGCTATGATGAAATTCCGTTTATGTTTCCCGATCATGTCGCATTGGTTGGCAAGCTCTCAAGCATCGATTATGTCGTTCCATGTTCGGAAGAGCTGGCACAGGCCGTTATCCAATCGATAACGCCGTCATCTACCGGCCTGCTGCTTAAAAATCACGGTCTGATTACGATAGGAAGCACGTTTAAACAGGCCTATTACCGGACGGAGCTTGTAGAGGACGCGGCAAGAGTATTCTGGATGGCGAAATTAATGGGGACTCCGAGAATATTAACGGGCGAAGAAGCGGGCGAGATACTGGGTCTGGAAGCGGAGAAATACCGCCAGAAGCTGCTCGATACGAAGCTGGGCGGGTGA
- a CDS encoding ABC transporter ATP-binding protein: MMPKQSTTRRLLAYALVYKFRIIGALLILCCAVGAELGGPYITKTIIDRYLSKDTGDLGAVLGLLALYMGLLLTASISNFTQSYMLQSTALQIIKNMRMDLMRHIQRIPLRYFDNTPIGQVVSRIANDTEAIRDLFMSFMATFVVSLVQLTGIFIALFILDVHLALFCLLLPPLFVLIMIVHLKYSKIFITIMRARLSDMNAMINESITVMPIIQAFRREKVTLDEFEVLNEDRYVNQIKQFKVFSLSSRNAVGTIGSLVTAAVIWYFGRDSLQTAISFGVFYAFIDYLGRIFQPVIGIFDQLTNAQRAFVSADKVFAIMDIEGVEVEKTDQVRRPEGVVKFDDVTFAYKEGENVLKRISFEARKGETVALVGHTGSGKSSIINLLLGFYEPGEGRITIDGRDITTYSKQELRKHMGIVLQDPYLFAGDIKFNVSLYNEDITLDRVKSALRDVGAAPFVEQLPNGYDEQVVERGSTLSSGQRQLISFARALAFDPSILILDEATASIDSETEGLIQKALQVVSEGRTTLVIAHRLSTIREADQILVLHRGEIVERGNHDELMALEGRYYKMYQLQKGEKASLAAAERTA, from the coding sequence ATGATGCCGAAGCAATCCACGACGAGAAGACTGCTCGCGTATGCTCTCGTCTATAAATTCAGAATTATCGGCGCGCTGCTCATACTGTGCTGTGCGGTAGGCGCCGAGCTTGGCGGACCTTATATTACGAAAACGATAATTGACCGGTATTTGTCCAAGGATACAGGCGATCTGGGGGCGGTGCTGGGGCTCCTTGCTCTGTATATGGGGCTGCTGCTCACGGCCAGTATCAGCAACTTTACGCAATCGTATATGCTGCAATCTACCGCGCTGCAAATTATCAAAAACATGCGGATGGACTTGATGCGGCACATTCAGCGGATTCCGCTGCGTTATTTTGACAATACGCCGATCGGTCAGGTTGTCTCGAGAATTGCCAATGACACGGAGGCTATCCGCGACTTGTTCATGAGCTTTATGGCGACGTTCGTCGTGAGCCTTGTCCAGTTAACGGGTATATTCATCGCGCTGTTTATCCTGGATGTGCATCTCGCATTGTTTTGCCTGCTGCTGCCGCCGCTGTTCGTGCTAATCATGATTGTCCATCTGAAATACTCGAAAATCTTCATCACAATCATGCGTGCCCGTCTCAGCGATATGAACGCCATGATTAACGAATCGATCACCGTCATGCCGATCATTCAGGCGTTTCGCCGGGAGAAAGTGACGCTGGACGAATTTGAAGTGCTGAATGAAGACCGCTATGTCAATCAGATCAAGCAATTCAAGGTTTTCTCCTTGTCTTCCCGCAATGCAGTGGGAACCATCGGCAGTCTAGTTACCGCAGCGGTGATTTGGTACTTTGGCCGGGACTCGCTTCAGACGGCAATTTCATTTGGTGTATTCTATGCCTTCATCGATTACCTGGGTCGGATCTTTCAACCGGTTATCGGAATTTTCGATCAGCTGACGAATGCGCAGCGTGCGTTTGTATCCGCAGATAAGGTGTTTGCCATCATGGATATCGAAGGTGTTGAAGTCGAGAAGACGGATCAGGTGCGCCGTCCGGAAGGTGTAGTGAAATTCGACGATGTCACATTCGCTTATAAAGAAGGGGAGAACGTTCTGAAGCGGATCTCTTTCGAGGCCCGTAAAGGGGAGACGGTTGCGCTTGTCGGTCATACGGGCTCCGGTAAGAGCTCGATCATTAATCTGCTGCTCGGCTTCTACGAACCGGGAGAGGGCAGGATCACGATTGATGGACGCGACATAACGACGTACTCCAAGCAAGAGCTGCGCAAGCATATGGGGATTGTTCTGCAGGACCCGTATTTGTTTGCCGGAGATATTAAATTCAATGTCAGCCTGTACAATGAAGACATTACATTGGACCGGGTGAAAAGCGCGTTACGCGATGTAGGAGCCGCACCGTTCGTAGAACAGCTTCCTAACGGTTATGATGAGCAGGTGGTGGAGCGGGGGAGCACGCTTTCCTCCGGCCAAAGGCAGCTGATTTCTTTCGCCAGAGCGCTGGCTTTCGATCCCTCCATCCTGATACTGGATGAAGCTACGGCGAGCATCGACAGCGAGACCGAGGGGTTAATTCAGAAAGCGCTGCAGGTCGTCAGCGAAGGCAGAACGACCTTGGTCATAGCGCATCGATTGTCGACCATTCGGGAAGCCGACCAGATTCTTGTCCTGCACCGCGGCGAAATAGTCGAACGGGGCAATCATGATGAGCTAATGGCGCTCGAAGGCAGATATTACAAGATGTATCAGCTGCAAAAAGGCGAGAAAGCATCACTTGCTGCTGCAGAAAGGACAGCTTAA
- a CDS encoding ParM/StbA family protein produces MNCHFFVGNDNGNSEHDMIIDGKLIQQPNVNCTVDTLPWSEEQAPESFIKNLQDQLVVTVDSPAARPAMYYIGKFALESGEILDTLQIGIDLKCDMDLPIVNTLAQIAAAAVQKAYAEEKKVPENIEVEVDMVTALPVTQHTDENAAKFERRFMSGTHHVTVHLGIQRVAVKIVFPFTKVVPEATPVIFTLQKDADGGWREGSIFKEFAETYEQDEKKFNGSYFKDKRILHVDIGDGSTEYPITEGNKFLRQFVHGSHHGIGYAIEEALDEFNRLIHLPDSPRQFFSDVIKNGKHKFHARAIRTLKRPLESQVRQIIQNVKRQLTKARNEIDIICVYGGGSILMRSILYPQLKEISDERDMKLLYVPSEYAVQLNAMGLDAFVRGKIYEALKNKAAQPV; encoded by the coding sequence ATGAACTGCCACTTTTTCGTAGGCAACGATAACGGCAACAGCGAGCATGACATGATTATTGACGGGAAATTGATTCAGCAGCCCAATGTTAACTGTACAGTGGATACACTGCCATGGAGCGAAGAGCAGGCTCCGGAGAGTTTTATTAAAAATCTGCAGGATCAGCTGGTTGTCACAGTCGATTCTCCGGCGGCACGCCCGGCTATGTATTATATCGGCAAATTTGCTTTAGAGAGCGGTGAAATTCTCGATACTCTGCAGATCGGTATCGATTTGAAATGCGACATGGATCTGCCGATCGTCAACACGCTGGCGCAGATTGCTGCCGCAGCCGTGCAAAAGGCATATGCGGAAGAGAAGAAGGTACCGGAGAATATTGAAGTAGAAGTCGATATGGTTACGGCATTGCCGGTCACTCAGCATACCGACGAGAATGCTGCAAAGTTCGAGAGACGGTTCATGTCCGGAACACATCATGTCACGGTCCATCTCGGCATTCAGCGGGTGGCGGTCAAGATCGTTTTTCCATTTACGAAGGTAGTCCCCGAAGCTACGCCCGTTATCTTTACCTTACAAAAGGATGCTGATGGCGGCTGGAGGGAAGGGAGCATCTTTAAGGAATTTGCCGAAACGTATGAACAGGATGAGAAGAAATTCAACGGAAGCTACTTTAAGGATAAGCGCATTCTTCACGTTGATATCGGCGATGGCTCGACCGAGTATCCGATCACGGAGGGCAATAAATTTCTGCGGCAGTTTGTCCACGGCAGCCACCATGGAATCGGCTATGCGATCGAGGAAGCGCTCGATGAATTTAACCGTCTTATTCATCTGCCCGACAGCCCCCGGCAGTTTTTCAGCGATGTCATCAAAAACGGCAAGCATAAATTCCACGCCCGGGCCATTAGAACGTTGAAGAGACCACTCGAGAGCCAAGTGCGGCAGATTATTCAAAATGTGAAGAGGCAGCTGACAAAGGCAAGAAATGAAATCGACATTATTTGCGTTTACGGGGGAGGAAGCATTCTGATGCGCTCCATCCTGTATCCGCAACTCAAGGAAATTAGCGATGAGCGCGACATGAAGCTGCTCTATGTTCCATCGGAATATGCAGTTCAGCTCAACGCGATGGGCCTTGATGCTTTCGTTCGGGGCAAAATCTACGAAGCTCTTAAAAATAAGGCGGCTCAGCCCGTCTAA